The following are encoded in a window of Pangasianodon hypophthalmus isolate fPanHyp1 chromosome 14, fPanHyp1.pri, whole genome shotgun sequence genomic DNA:
- the LOC113539155 gene encoding protein sel-1 homolog 3: protein MGELQWICRRLSLQLSILVISCSSLSQSSPGAITLINPHESPVSVHPLWVQYSCSDSAMVHLQVLVSFDTGTTSVIFQRRWECSPGAHRTHVVKMHLPDWLVYQPDWRVPMSDWVLSCFVRVWMSSSVSSEPSQESLASVVETFTVLSPLSRMFKEHLLCPSWETEMLWKARRWKSECPVENEVASLLSSLYGSTGENFGITRTLHPYTNRFLEGQRLKAITYPWCAFSIWVLLDKQCKEHLCGILYHIDLKENYVSPSLFLTRTGHIHVQLELENGSPSAFLSSFTLPLHQWCLLNLELTGRMGKITVACIAGHEQPVIDSSEYTFSTTVRMDDTDGYFVVGGGKFIRGIEGFYGPVTYYRTRTPSFNMSELQLPQTVRMVNISGWLQSCQQFQAELERKISAYSCEIAAKTQGERCVDVYTELALKTNPASSRTQCSSDEALHSPQRRPVARLVEKIFNKYGSVSPAAVGRALYAAVLRTMEREESVKTISRLMPSLLQAGCLGDNRALHLASVLYSGGLGVKKQPYKAWLLSVLGAQKDWRLALLRLGHLHRVGDQGVEADPDLSYAYYSNIARQTSADRLNPSSQQMFVESIHLNDEEILKAQTNQDDDIFQWLKLQARNGVADAERAVARMLFWGQQGVSPDIQTAVRHYERGATRLQDPVSMYDYAIILLTGRGVPQDVPKAVTFLKKAQEQGFAPAITALGWYYEQFEKNYERAVELWEQADQLENPDAAMNLGVLHLQGLYPGQPPDKVKAYKYFLKSAQRGHINGGIELAEIWSRGIPGYVVRHPSDAVLWVKWASEQNGYLGTALRKGLNAYLKGNWFMALINYLICAECGFEAAQFNIAFLCEHSPHGSLNPAFMTQCMLRYYNLSIQSQDPSPYALVKMGDLFYEEHTRGKRDLSDVAEMYKKAALKNDPQGWYSLGLLVQEGHRLPAMVLSELKLLQHYFSDRYTLLTSLYHRCRDSNSDESYLPCTLALLASHLDSIQTLGPATVKLLSAVAVAVATLSFFKLVPAILRQRSVSSQQSSALSESSEAPEQDETPVV, encoded by the exons ATGGGAGAATTGCAGTGGATCTGCAGGAGGCTGTCACTTCAGCTCAGTATTCTT gtaatTTCCTGTTCAAGTCTTAGCCAAAGCAGCCCAGGTGCTATCACACTCATAAACCCACATGAATCTCCAGTCTCAGTCCACCCGCTGTGGGTCCAGTACTCCTGCAGTGATTCGGCGATGGTCCACCTGCAGGTTTTGGTCTCTTTTGACACCGGAACCACGTCTGTGATCTTCCAGAGACGGTGGGAGTGTTCTCCTGGTGCCCACAGAACCCATGTTGTGAAGATGCATCTCCCTGACTGGTTGGTTTATCAGCCTGACTGGAGGGTACCGATGTCTGACTGGGTGCTTAGCTGTTTTGTCCGTGTCTGGATGAGCAGCAGTGTATCATCTGAGCCGAGCCAGGAGTCTCTGGCCAGCGTTGTGGAAACTTTCACCGTCCTCAGTCCTCTGAGTCGGATGTTTAAAGAGCACCTGCTGTGTCCTAGCTGGGAGACGGAGATGCTTTGGAAAGCTCGCAGATGGAAATCTGAGTGTCCAGTGGAAAACG AAGTCGCCAGTTTGCTGTCCTCACTCTATGGGTCCACTGGGGAGAACTTTGGCATCACTAGAACCCTCCATCCGTACACGAACAGATTTCTGGAAGGACAACGTCTCAAAGCCATTACATATCCAtg GTGTGCCTTCTCTATTTGGGTTTTATTAGACAAACAATGTAAAGAACATCTGTGTGGGATTTTATATCACATAGACTTGAAGGAGAATTACGTCAGTCCATCTTTGTTTCTCACACGTACAG GTCACATCCATGTGCAGCTGGAATTAGAGAACGGTTCGCCGTCAGCGTTTCTGTCTTCCTTCACACTTCCTTTGCACCAGTGGTGCCTTCTGAATctggagctgacaggaagaatg GGGAAAATCACAGTCGCATGTATTGCGGGACATGAACAACCGGTTATTGACTCATCAGAATACAC GTTTAGTACCACAGTAAGGATGGATGATACAGACGGCTATTTTGTGGTTGGTGGAGGTAAATTTATAAGAGGCATTGAAGGGTTTTATGGTCCAGTCACATATTACAGAACAAGAACTCCTTCTTTTAACATG TCTGAGCTCCAGCTTCCTCAGACAGTACGGATGGTGAATATATCTGGATGGTTACAATCCTGTCAGCAATTTCAAGCTGAGCTTGAACGCAAAATATCTGCGTATTCTTGTGAAATTGCTGCAAAGACACAGGGAG agagaTGTGTGGATGTATACACAGAGCTGGCACTGAAAACCAATCCAGCATCCTCAAGGACACAGTGCAGCTCTGATGAAGCACTACACAGTCCTCAGAGACGACCAGTGGCTCGGCTGGTTGAGAAAATCTTCAACAAATATG GCTCTGTGAGTCCAGCAGCCGTTGGCCGAGCTCTGTATGCTGCCGTTCTGCGTACgatggagagagaagagagtgtGAAGACAATAAGCAGGCTGATGCCGTCTCTATTACAAGCAGGGTGTTTAGGAGACAACCGAGCTCTCCATCTCGCTTCTGTGCTCTACAGCGGTGGACTTGGTGTTAAGAAGCAGCCCTACAAG GCCTGGCTGCTATCAGTGTTGGGAGCTCAGAAGGACTGGAGGCTGGCTCTCCTCCGGCTGGGGCACCTTCACCGTGTCGGTGATCAGGGCGTGGAAGCAGACCCTGACCTCTCCTATGCCTACTATTCCAACATCGCCAGGCAAACCTCAGCTGACCGTCTCAACCCTTCCTCACAACAG ATGTTTGTTGAGTCAATACACCTAAATGACGAGGAAATCCTGAAAGCACAAACCAATCAGGATGACGACATCTTTCAGTGGCTCAAACTCCAGGCACGCAATGGTGTAGCAGACGCAGAG CGAGCAGTGGCTCGGATGCTGTTCTGGGGTCAGCAAGGTGTAAGTCCAGATATCCAGACAGCAGTGAGACACTATGAGAGAGGAGCCACCAGACTGCAGGACCCTGTGTCTATGTACGACTACGCCATCATTCTGCTCACG GGCCGAGGAGTTCCACAAGATGTGCCCAAAGCTGTCACTTTTCTGAAAAAAGCACAGGAACAG GGCTTTGCTCCAGCCATCACTGCTTTGGGTTGGTACTACGAGCAGTTTGAGAAGAACTATGAGCGAGCAGTGGAGCTCTGGGAACAGGCTGATCAGCTGGAGAATCCAGACGCTGCTATGAATCTAGGAGTCCTTCACTTGCAAGGCCTTTATCCTGGACAACCACCTGACAAA GTTAAGGCGTATAAGTACTTTCTGAAATCAGCCCAGAGAGGCCACATAAATGGAGGCATTGAGCTAGCTGAAATTTGGAGTCGAGGTATTCCTGGCTATGTGGTGCGACATCCATCAGATGCTGTTCT ATGGGTGAAGTGGGCATCTGAGCAGAATGGATATCTTGGTACAGCCTTGAGGAAAGGCCTGAATGCCTATCTTAAGGGGAACTG GTTTATGGCATTGATTAATTACCTGATATGTGCTGAGTGTGGATTTGAAGCAGCTCAGTTTAACATAGCGTTCCTGTGTGAACACAGTCCG CATGGATCCTTGAACCCAGCATTTATGACACAGTGTATGTTACGATACTACAATCTCTCCATTCAGAGCCAAGATCCTTCACCTTATG CTTTGGTTAAAATGGGAGACCTGTTCTATGAGGAGCACACACGGGGCAAAAGAGACCTTTCAGATGTAGCTGAGATGTACAAAAAAGCAGCACTCAAAAACGACCCACAG GGCTGGTACAGTCTGGGGCTGCTTGTTCAGGAAGGTCACAGATTACCAGCCATGGTACTTTCTGAACTAAAGCTGCTGCAACATTATTTTTCAGACAGATACACCCTTCTTACCAGCCTGTACCACAG atgtAGAGACTCTAACAGTGATGAATCGTACCTCCCCTGTACTCTTGCTCTGCTTGCTTCACACTTAGACTCCATACAAACACTTGGACCTGCTACTGTGAAG CTCCTGAGCGCAGTGGCAGTTGCTGTCGCTACTCTCTCCTTTTTCAAACTCGTCCCTGCGATCCTTCGTCAGAGGTCAGTATCAAGTCAGCAGAGTTCAGCATTATCTGAGAGCAGTGAAGCACCAGAACAGGACGAGACTCCAGTGGTCTGA